In Streptomyces sp. HUAS ZL42, the DNA window AGAGCCGCAGCCGAAGGAGACCGATGGTGGAAGCCGTTCAGGGTGCTGGAGTCGTCGTCACCGGGGCGGGGGGTGGGATCGGAGCCGCCCTGGCCCGTCGCTTCGCCGCGGAGGGGGCCCGGGTCGTCGTCAATGACCTGGATGCGGACAAGGCCGAGGCCGTCGCCGACGAGATCGGTGGCATCGCCGTGCCGGGGGACGCCTCCGCGATCGTCGGTGAGGCGAAGGACGCGCTCGGCGGCACCGTCGACGTCTACTGCGCCAACGCCGGAGTCGCCTCGGGCGGTTCCGAGGCCGCCGGTGAAGCAGTCTGGGCGCTCGCCTGGGACGTCAACGTCATGGCGCACGTCCGTGCGGCCGAGGCGCTGCTTCCGGAGTGGCTGGAGCGTGGCAGCGGGCGTTTCGTGTCCACCGTCTCCGCCGCCGGGCTGCTGACGATGATCGGCGCCGCGCCCTACAGCGTCACCAAGCACGGCGCGTACGCCTTCGCCGAGTGGCTGTCGCTGACGTACCGCCACCGCGGGATCAAGGTCCACGCGATCTGTCCGCAGGGCGTCCGCACCGACATGCTTGCCGCCGCCGGCAGTGCGGGCGACCTGGTGCTCCAGCCGACCGCGATCGAACCGGCGGAGGTCGCCGACGCGCTGTTCAAGGGCATCGAGGAGGACCGCTTCCTGATCCTGCCGCACCCCGAGGTCGCCGGGTACTACCAGGCCAGGGCCGCCGAGCCCGATCGCTGGCTGACGAACATGAACCACATCCAGCAGAAGTGGGAGGCCGGGCGGTGACCGCGTCGAGGTATGCGGCCAAGCCCTGGCTGGCGCTTCTCGACGACGCGCAGCGGGCGGCGATCGACCCCGCCGACTCGCTGGTGCACGCCCTGCGCCGGGCCGTCGCCGAGGTTCCGGACCGCACCTTCCTGGCCTACTTCGACGGCCGCCTGAGCTACCGCGAGGTCGACGAGTTGAGCGACTCCGTCGCGGGCCGTCTGGCCGCCCGAGGGCTGGAGCGCGGCGACCGGGTCGCCGTGCTGCTGCAGAACTCCCCGCAGTTCGTGCTCGCCGTGCTCGGCGCCTGGAAGGCGGGTGCCACCGTCGTACCGGTCAATCCGATGTACAAGTCGGGGGAGGTGGCGCACGTCCTGCGGGACGGCGAGGTGGCCGCGCTGATCTGCTCCGACCGGGCCTGGGAGTCGTATCTGCGCGAGACGGCCGCCGACTCGCCGGTGCGGATCGTGCTCACCGGCTGTGAGCTGGACTTCCAGACGCGCGGCGACGCGCGCGTGCTGACCTTCGAGCGGTCGGCGCGGGCCGGTGACGCGGACGATCTGACGGCCGTGGCACGGGCAGGACACAAGGCGCCCGGGGACCGCGACCCCGCTCCCGCCGACGTCGCGCTGATCAGCTACACCTCGGGCACCAGCGGCACCCCCAAGGGGGCCACCAACACACACGGCAACGTCATGTACAACGCCGAGCGGCAGCGGACCGGGCTGCATCTGCCCGAGGCACCGGTGTACTACGCGATGGCGCCGCTGTTCCACATCACCGGGATGGTCTGCCAGTTCGGCGCCTGCCTCAACAGCGCGGGCACGCTCGTGCTGGCGTACCGCTTCGAGCCGGGCGTCGTCCTGGACGCGTTCGCCGAGCACCGGCCGCACTACACGGTCGGACCGTCGACGGCTTTCATGGCGCTGGCCGCTCACCCGTCCGTGACCCCGGACCACTTCTCCTCCTTCCGGGTGATCTCCTCCGGCGGCGCCCCGCTGCCGCCCGCCCTGGTCGAGAAGTTCCGGGCGGGCTTCGGTCCGTACATCCGCAACGGCTACGGGCTGACCGAGTGCAGCGCGCCCTGCGCGTCCGTCCCGCCCGGCCGTGAGGCGCCCGTGGACCCCGCCTCCGGGACACTGGCCGTGGGCGTGCCCGGTCCCGACACGGTCGTACGGATCGTCGACGACCGGGGCGAGGAGGTCCCCTTCGGCGAACAGGGCGAGATCGTCGTTCGCGGGCCGCAGGTCGTGCCCGGTTACTGGCGGCGGCCCGACGCCACCGCCGAGACCTTTCCCGACGGCGAACTGCGCACCGGCGACATCGGGTTCATGGACCCGCAGGGCTGGCTGTACGTCGTCGACCGCAAGAAGGACATGATCAACGCGTCCGGCTTCAAGGTGTGGCCGCGTGAGGTGGAGGACGTGCTGTACACCCACCCTGCGGTGCGCGAGGCGGCCGTCGTCGGAGTGCCCGACGGGTACCGCGGGGAGACCGTCAAGGCCTACATCAGCCTGCGTCCGGGTGCCGAGAAAACGGACCCGGATGCACTCGCCGCCTACTGCAGGGAGAGACTGGCGGCTTACAAATATCCGCGGCAGGTGGAGATACTGCCCGACTTGCCCAAGACGGCGAGTGGGAAGATCCTCCGTCGGGAACTGCGTTCCCGCGCGGACGACAGTCAGTAGCAGACGGAAAGGCAGGTGGCGGCAGTGCCCAGGACGACGGACGGGGACGGAGCTCCTGTGCCGCAGCGGCTCCTGGCCGCCGCCACCCGGCTCTTCGCCGAGCAGGGATACGACCGCACCTCGGTGCAGGAGATCGTCGAGGCGGCCGGCGTCACCAAGGGGGCGCTGTACCACTACTTCGGCTCCAAGGACGACCTCCTGCACGAGGTGTACGCGCGCGTGCTGCGCGTCCAGCAGGAGCGGCTCGACGCCTTCGCGGGCGCGGACGAGCCGGTCGAGAAGCGCCTCAGAGCCGCGGCGGCCGACGTCGTCGTCACGACGATCGAGAACCTCGACGACGCGATGATCTTCTTTCGCTCCATGCACCATCTGAGCCCGGAGAAGAACAAGCAGGTGCGCGCCGAGCGCCGGCGCTACCACGAACGCTTCCGCGCGCTCATCGAGGAGGGCCAGGAGGCGGGCGTCTTCTCCACGGCCACTCCGGCCGACCTCGTGGTGGACTACCACTTCGGCTCGGTGCACCACCTGTCGACGTGGTACCGGCCGGACGGCCCGCTCAGCCCGCAGCAGGTCGCCGACCACCTGGCCGACCTGTTGCTGCGGGCGCTGCGGCCGTAGCCGCATCGCCGTACGCACGGGTAAGGGGCGGCCGCTCTGGCGGCCGCCCCTTACACATGCTCCATCCGGCTCACAGGTACTTCTTCAGCTCCCGCCGCGCCAGCGACCGCTGGTGCACCTCGTCCGGGCCGTCGGCGATCATCAGCGTGCGGGCGGCCGCGTAGAGCTCGGCCAGCGGGAAGTCCTGGCTGACGCCGCCGGCGCCGTGCAGCTGGATCGCCCGGTCGATGATGTCGACGACCGCACGGGGCGTGGCGATCTTGATGGCCTGGATCTCCGTGTGCGCGCCCCGGTTGCCGGCCGTGTCCATCAGCCAGGCCGTCTTCAGCACCAGCAGCCGCAGCTGTTCGACGGTCACGCGCGCGTCGGCGATCCAGTTGTGCACCACGCCCTGCTGGGCCAGCGCCTTGCCGAAGGCGGTCCGGGACACGGCCCGCCTGCACATCAGCTCGATCGCCCGCTCCGCCATGCCGATCAGCCGCATGCAGTGGTGGATGCGGCCGGGACCCAGCCGGGCCTGGGCGATGGCGAAGCCGCCGCCCTCCTCGCCGATCAGGTTCGACACCGGCACGCGCGCGTGGTCGAAGATCACCTCGGCGTGACCGCCGTGGTAGTGGTCCTCGTAGCCGAAGACCTGCATGGCACGCTCGACCGTGACGCCCGGCGTGTCGCGCGGGACCAGGACCATGGACTGCTGGCGGCGGATGTCGGGGCCGTCCGGGTCCGTCTTGCCCATCACGATGAAGATCTTGCAGTCCGGGTTCATCGCCCCGGAGATGTACCACTTGCGGCCGGTGATGACGTACTCGTCGCCGTCCCGCTCGATGAGCGTGGTGATGTTGGTGGCGTCCGAGGAGGCCACCTCCGGCTCGGTCATCGCGAACGCCGAGCGGATCTCACCGGAGAGCAGCGGCTCCAGCCACTGCTTCTTCTGCTGCTCGTCGCCGAACTGCGCGAGCACCTCCATGTTCCCGGTGTCGGGTGCGGCGCAGTTCACCGCGGTGGGCGCGAGCTGCGGGGAGCGGCCGGTGATCTCGGCGAGCGGCGCGTACTGGAGGTTGGTCAACCCGGCGCCGTACTCGGTGTCGGGCAGGAAGAGGTTCCACAGTCCCTGCCTGCGCGCCTCGGCCTTCAGCTCCTCGACGACGGCCGGGGTGTCCCAGGGCGACGCCAGTGCGGCCCGCTGCTCCTCCGCCACCGCCTCGGCCGGGTAGACGTACTCGTCCATGAAGGCGAGCAGCTTGGCGCGCAGTTCCTCGGTGCGGGCGTCGAACGCGAAGTCCATGGCCGTCAGCCTTCCTGAAGAGTGGTCAGGCCGTGCTCGATGAAGACGGGGACGAGGTCGCCGATGCGGTCGAAGCCGCGGCCGACCGTCTGGCCCAGTGTGTAGCGGTAGTGGATGCCCTCGAGGATCACGGCGAGCTTGAACCAGGCGAACGCCGTGTACCACGAGACGGCCGAGACGTCGCGCCCCGAGCGGGCCGCGTAGCGCTCGATCAGCTCGGCGGGAGCCGGGTGGCCGGGGGCCTGCGCGGTCGTGGAGACCGGCGAGTCGGGCATGCCGAGCGGCATGCTGTACATCACCAGCAGGCCGAGGTCGGTCAGCGGATCGCCGAGTGTGGACATCTCCCAGTCGAGGATCGCCTTGATCTTGTCGTCGGCACCGATCAGGACGTTGTCGAGCCGGTAGTCGCCGTGCACGACGGCCGGGGCGGGGGAGGCGGGCAGCCGGCGGCCGAGCGCCGCGTGCAGCTCGTCGACGCCGGCCAGGTCGCGGTTGCGGGAGGCGTCGAGTTGCTTGCCCCAGCGGCGTAGTTGCCGGTCGAGGAAGCCCTCGGGCCGGCCGAAGTCCGCGAGCCCCACCTCGGCGGGGTCCACCGCGTGCAGCTCGACGAGGGTGTCCACCAGGGACAGCACCGCGCCGCGGGTGCGCTCCGGGCCGAGCGTGGCGAGCTGGTCGGCCGTGCGGTACGGGGTGCCCTCGACGAACTCCATCACGTAGAAGGGCGCCCCGAGCACCTCCTCGTCCTCGCACAGCAGCACCGGACTCGGCACCGGCACGCTGGTCGGGTGCAGTGCGCTGATCACCCGGTGCTCGCGCTTCATGTCGTGCGCGGTGGCCAGGACGTGGCCCAGCGGGGGCCGGCGTACGACCCATTTCGAGGTGCCGTCCGTGAGCTCGTACGTCAGGTTCGACCGACCGCCCTCGATCAGCCGGCCGGTCAGCGGGCCGTGCACCAGGCCGGGCCGCTCACGGTCGAGCAGGCCGCGCAGCCGGTCGAGATCGAGTCCGGGCGGGTGGTCGGGGCTCATCAATGCTCCTACGGACGGATGAACGGGACACGACCAATGATGCCGACCGGTCGGTATGTCGTCCAGTGGGGACGCCCAAAGTGATCGGGGCCACGATAGGCCCACGGCTCCCCGGGCAGCATCGGGGGAGCCGTCGGCCGGTGTTTTTCGGCCGGGCTCG includes these proteins:
- a CDS encoding TetR/AcrR family transcriptional regulator, with translation MPRTTDGDGAPVPQRLLAAATRLFAEQGYDRTSVQEIVEAAGVTKGALYHYFGSKDDLLHEVYARVLRVQQERLDAFAGADEPVEKRLRAAAADVVVTTIENLDDAMIFFRSMHHLSPEKNKQVRAERRRYHERFRALIEEGQEAGVFSTATPADLVVDYHFGSVHHLSTWYRPDGPLSPQQVADHLADLLLRALRP
- a CDS encoding SDR family oxidoreductase, whose protein sequence is MVEAVQGAGVVVTGAGGGIGAALARRFAAEGARVVVNDLDADKAEAVADEIGGIAVPGDASAIVGEAKDALGGTVDVYCANAGVASGGSEAAGEAVWALAWDVNVMAHVRAAEALLPEWLERGSGRFVSTVSAAGLLTMIGAAPYSVTKHGAYAFAEWLSLTYRHRGIKVHAICPQGVRTDMLAAAGSAGDLVLQPTAIEPAEVADALFKGIEEDRFLILPHPEVAGYYQARAAEPDRWLTNMNHIQQKWEAGR
- a CDS encoding acyl-CoA dehydrogenase family protein, which codes for MDFAFDARTEELRAKLLAFMDEYVYPAEAVAEEQRAALASPWDTPAVVEELKAEARRQGLWNLFLPDTEYGAGLTNLQYAPLAEITGRSPQLAPTAVNCAAPDTGNMEVLAQFGDEQQKKQWLEPLLSGEIRSAFAMTEPEVASSDATNITTLIERDGDEYVITGRKWYISGAMNPDCKIFIVMGKTDPDGPDIRRQQSMVLVPRDTPGVTVERAMQVFGYEDHYHGGHAEVIFDHARVPVSNLIGEEGGGFAIAQARLGPGRIHHCMRLIGMAERAIELMCRRAVSRTAFGKALAQQGVVHNWIADARVTVEQLRLLVLKTAWLMDTAGNRGAHTEIQAIKIATPRAVVDIIDRAIQLHGAGGVSQDFPLAELYAAARTLMIADGPDEVHQRSLARRELKKYL
- a CDS encoding phosphotransferase family protein, which gives rise to MSPDHPPGLDLDRLRGLLDRERPGLVHGPLTGRLIEGGRSNLTYELTDGTSKWVVRRPPLGHVLATAHDMKREHRVISALHPTSVPVPSPVLLCEDEEVLGAPFYVMEFVEGTPYRTADQLATLGPERTRGAVLSLVDTLVELHAVDPAEVGLADFGRPEGFLDRQLRRWGKQLDASRNRDLAGVDELHAALGRRLPASPAPAVVHGDYRLDNVLIGADDKIKAILDWEMSTLGDPLTDLGLLVMYSMPLGMPDSPVSTTAQAPGHPAPAELIERYAARSGRDVSAVSWYTAFAWFKLAVILEGIHYRYTLGQTVGRGFDRIGDLVPVFIEHGLTTLQEG
- a CDS encoding class I adenylate-forming enzyme family protein, whose translation is MTASRYAAKPWLALLDDAQRAAIDPADSLVHALRRAVAEVPDRTFLAYFDGRLSYREVDELSDSVAGRLAARGLERGDRVAVLLQNSPQFVLAVLGAWKAGATVVPVNPMYKSGEVAHVLRDGEVAALICSDRAWESYLRETAADSPVRIVLTGCELDFQTRGDARVLTFERSARAGDADDLTAVARAGHKAPGDRDPAPADVALISYTSGTSGTPKGATNTHGNVMYNAERQRTGLHLPEAPVYYAMAPLFHITGMVCQFGACLNSAGTLVLAYRFEPGVVLDAFAEHRPHYTVGPSTAFMALAAHPSVTPDHFSSFRVISSGGAPLPPALVEKFRAGFGPYIRNGYGLTECSAPCASVPPGREAPVDPASGTLAVGVPGPDTVVRIVDDRGEEVPFGEQGEIVVRGPQVVPGYWRRPDATAETFPDGELRTGDIGFMDPQGWLYVVDRKKDMINASGFKVWPREVEDVLYTHPAVREAAVVGVPDGYRGETVKAYISLRPGAEKTDPDALAAYCRERLAAYKYPRQVEILPDLPKTASGKILRRELRSRADDSQ